cccaacccctggcagctCTGCTTCCTACCCTGGATTAAGGAGCTTGCATTAGGAAAAGGTAGGGGGAGAGGGGCTTCAGACTCCTGGGGAATCTCCTCTAGGGCCTAGTTCCCAATTGGGAAAACAGTGGGAGGACTGTAGCTTACCATCCCTCTAGGGGTAGGTGGCCAGGAAAATGATACAGCTTTCTGCAGGACAAGGCTGCCTCCAGTGACCCCATCCATGTTCCCATCCAGGTGATCAAAGACCTGAAGGGCTCAGACTACAGCTGGTCCTACCAGACTCCACCCTCATCACCCAGCAGCTCCAGCTCCCGGAAGTCCAGCATGTGCAGGTCAGGGGGAATtaaaaggggcagggagggacaaGGGTACTGAAGCAGGGAATGGGAGAGCTCCCACCAAAACTGCATCAAGAATTGCTTCACGGCCCCAAATTTTACACTTCTGTGTCCTTGAGGAATCTGCCAGAGTAGGGGAAAATACATTCCCATTGCAAGACTGCTGCTGGTGCAGGCGTGTGTTGTGATTGTTGGGGGGAGGTGATGACAGGGCAGCAGCAGCTTCACTTATGAAGCAACAAGTATGCGCCAGGTGCTTTGCTAAATGCCTTATGCATTTTCTTCAGTGAATCCTAACATCACCATATCAGGTATGGTattgtctccatttcacagaaggggaaactgaagcacagaatcCCAGCATTTAGCCATTAGGCTCTGCCATGCCCTGCACAGTCTGGGGCAATAGTAAGAATCTAAGATGAATGGGGGTGCCATGGAGGCTTCAGGGAACATGTACTGAGGCCACAAGCTTACCTTATGGACACTTCAGCCGGGCTGGTTCCTGAGAGCTGGTGCCTAGGCAGCTGCCACAGGCCCAAACCTCAGCCCAGGCTGACCCCCAGCATCTTGCAGAGCCAGGAAGAGGCCAAGGGTCTTCCTCAATCACTAGGCAGGCTCAGGATCGAGGTGCTTCCTGGGCAGGATTTGAGGAAATGATTAAGATTTAAGGCTCCTCAGCGGAAGGGCAGTGAGCACAGAGTGAGTTACTAGTGGAGAGGCTCCTCTGTCCTAGGCACACCCTTTCCCCAGAACCACCTTGGCTGGGCACCGAGGGAGTGGGTGGTAAGCCAGGCACAGCAGAAAGAGGAGGGTACAAGTCAGCTGGAGGTTCTTTAGACCCCAAGAGGGTGACTGGCATAGGAGGGTTGATTGCAGGGGATACCCATGACCAGGGGTGGGACCTTCTGGGTCATGCTCAGGAGGCAGGCAGCCTTCATTGTTGGGAACATTGCCCAGTGGTGAAATGGCTGCCTAGAGGATGTGAGTTACAGAGGGCCAGACACCCCTTAGAGAGTGGAGATGAGGGTGATGGTGAGTCCAAGACCCACAAAGACCATCACCACACACTGGATGTCCAATTAGGATTTGATGGCAAATATCAGACTTTGAGAAGACAGTCTAGAGATGATTGGACTTGTATCTGGTTCTAGCCTAACTGGGAATCTCTTTGACAGTAGCTtactttccccattggtaacctaAGATCTGCTGTTCTCAGTGGCAGAGTAGGAGGTGCAGAGACCTAGCACGCCTTGTCCTGGGCGTGCCCTGACAGCAGCTCCTGGAGATCCGGGGCACTCCAGGAGCAATTGCTGGGCCAGCTCTTCATTATGgtcccctgcccaggccccaacCTATCCCGCATTCCCAGAACTCAGCTCCTCTGTGGCATTTGGGTCTCAGGACCTTGTAGTCTGACattgtcttttccttccttgcccctcacctctctcccctATCCTCGTCTGTCAcccttcccctccacacacacccctgtgTCTCCCTGTCTGGCTGCTGTGCCTCCCCTTTCACttccccagtgcccccagcagCGGTAGCAGTGCCAAGGGTGGCGGAGCCCCGTGGCCTGGGGGTGCCCAAACATACTCACCCGGTTCCACCTGTCGCTACCGCAGCCTGGCACAGCCAGCCACCGCCACTGCCCGCCTCTCCAGCGTCTCCTCCCACGACTCTGGCTTCGTCTCCCAGGATGCCACCTACTCCAAGCCCCCCTCACCCATGCCTTCAGACATCACCAGCCAGGTGAGGGGGTGTCTGCAGAACCACTCAGGGTGGGGTACAGCTGCTTCATGCTGCCTTGGGCTATCCACATGGGGGTCCACGTACAGCTGTTGACACTAGCCTGGAGGTTCCTGGGGCTACATCATTGGGGACCAACCTAAACTCACTGCCTCATGGCtcaggagaggtggggaaggtCTTGAAGAAGGTAGCATCAGCTTGCCAGCTCTGGCCCTTGTGACCCTCCCTCAGGACAGGCTGACTGTGATGGAGTGGCTGGCCCTAGGAGGCATCCCCAGGGGCCCAAGGATCTGCAGACATCCTTCCCCTTCTCTACACTTTGGCCAACTTACTCTGAATGCATACACTGGCCCAAGAATCTCAGATCCTGCAGCCTCAGCGAGATGCAAACAGAGGGACTACAGCAGAAGACAAAGGGAGGTCAGGCCACATGCCCAAGGCTCTATTCTCAGGGTAGCAGGAGTGACCGTACTTGCATTCGTATCCACTCTGCTGTCCCCCATCATGGCTTGTGCCCCCATTTAAGCTCAACATTCTGTTTTCCTGCTCTCATGTCCAAGGATGTCCCCACTGCATTCCCAGTCTTCATCCTCTGCTGACTCCTTCCTATCAGTACACAAACATGTACTCCAGTATCATCCATCTGAAaagccctcccttcctccatgtACTCCTCTAGCCACCTAGTCTCTTCCTCACAGCAAAACTTCTCAAAAGATTTGTCTACACTGGCCATCTATCTCTACCTTATTTCCCATTCAGGTAATTCTGGTTCACCTATCAGTAATTGAAAAACCAAGATTGTTAATTTCTCCCATATAGTTCTATACatgtttgctttatattttgaGACTATTTTATTAGGTACATGCAAGTTGAAAATGTTAACTCTTCATAGTGAACTGAATCTCCTAACATGATGTAGTTGATCCTCTATTCCTTGTATGTTTTCCAGCttagtttattttgtttgacATTACTACAGCTACTTCAGCTTTACACTGTTCAATATTTACAttatcattttccatttctttgcttttaaactCACTGTGTCCTTATGTTTTCAGTGAGtctcttgtaaacagcatatgcctagattttcttttcctatccAATCTGAGAATCTCTATCTCTTAATTGACCTTTTTagctcatttatatttattatgattaCTGGCATATTTGAATTAatgtctgacttttttctttctatttattctgctttttctatgcttctttttgtctcttcgcttgctttttgtttttccgtTCCCCATTATTTCCCTTCTACTGGATTTTCTTATTCCATTTCATTTACAGGTTACCTTGAAACTTTACCATGCATCCTTAGAAAATCACAACCCCACCTCCTAAGTAACTCAAGGAccttaatgtatattttaacttTCAGTCACCCGCTCCCTCCAACTTATAAGCTATTATACattattctctccttttttattatCCCTACaattgacatttttcttcttaatttcatCACTATTTTACACGCAGAGTATCTATTTAGATTTACCCATATGTGTTTACACTTCTTTGCTTCATATTTTCCTTGTATCCCATCTTCTTTCTAAGgtcactttccttctttctgaagtaAGATACATCCTTTAGAAGTTTTCTTAGGATGGGTCTATAGTAGTAAAGTCTCACTTATTTGTCTAtaaacatgctttatttttttcctctctcttgaaGGTTAGTTTTGCCAGGGACCAGTTCTGGGGTGACAGTTATTGTGTCCCCTCATTTTGAAGCTGTTTTCCCCGTGTTCTGCCTCCTGTGACTGATTGAGAGGTCTGTCACATTGTTCCTCCTTTGGGAGTGATCTGACTTCTTTCTCTGGCCGCTTAAGTTTTGCTACAATGTATCTAGttgtagatttgtttttatttaacctCACTTGATATGCTTATGTTCCTCTTTCTTTGTATTCATGTTTTTCACTTGTTCTAGGAATTTTCAGCCACTACTTCTTTATTCTTACTTTCATTCTTTCTATTCTCTCTTTCTGGGTTTCCAGTGAAATGTATGTCAGACCTTCTCGTTCtgtctttgtgtgtctgtgtctcttcaCTCTTGCATTTCCCATCTCCTTGTTTCTCTGGATAATTTCTTCAGGTCTATCTTCCaatgtattttttctctattttatagcTATTTAACCTATCcattgaggtttgtttttttaattttgaaataattttagtctTACAGAAAATTTGTAAAAAGAGTATAGAGTTCCCACCTACCCTCCCTATAGTCTCCCTGAGGTCATCATCTCATGTAACTACCAAACAAatttcaaaaccaggaaattaatacACACATAGTACTATTAACTCATCTACAgacttttttcacattttgccAACTTTCTCACTAATACTCTTTTCCTGGTCCAAGAGTCCAGGATCCTacaatgcattttattattaggGCTTCTGCAGTCTGTAATGTCTCCTCGGTTCCTCTTCTTGTTTCATGACTTTTAAAGAATACTGGGCATGTATTTGGTAGAATATCCCTCAGTTTGGGTGTGTCTGATGTCTTCTCATAATTAGATGGTGGCCATAGATTTTTGGCAAGAAGAGCACAGCAATGATTTACTGCTATTCCACGTCCTCACCAGCCCTTGGTATCTTACatccttttcattttagccattctggtatGTGTTAATAGTGATACTGCCTCAcgcatttaattttcatttccctgatgactaatgacattgaacactttttttatacttttaaatccATTTGGATATCCCCTTTTGTGAAGGACCTGTTCAGATCTTTAGCCTGTTTTTCCACTATAgggtctttttcttgttgatttgaaGAATTTCTTACATATCATGGATATAAGCCCTTCATCTGGTATCTTCTCTGATTCTGTGGATTGCTGTTTTACTCCCTCAGTGGGGTCTTTTGATGATctaaagttcttaattttaatatatgtcattttcccattttttcccattattattGCTTTTCCTGTCCTGTTTGAGATTTTTGTGTGTactccaaggtcacagagatgttttcctctaaaagccttttttttaaccttttttttttttttttaatctatagctCATCTAGAATTGACTTTGTCTGTATGTATGAGTTATGAGGTAGGgttctttttttccatatgagTATCTAATTGgcaatttattgaaaagatcatcTTTTTTCTCCACTGCACTGCATTGTTTCCTTTGTCATAAAACAggtgtctgtgtatgtgtatgtgtagcTGTttcttgagtttgttttctgttccacTGGTTGATTTGTCTGTTCTTGTACCAATACCACACCGTCTTAATTATTGTAACTTTACAAAAAATCTTGATGTCTGGTAATTAAAGTCCTCCAAGTTTGTTATTCTTCAGTATTACCTTGTCTATTTTTAAACCTTTGCATGTTGTTCTAAATTTTAATATCAGATTGTCagcttccactaaaaaaaaaacaaaacctgggattttgattgggattacgTAGCCTCCATTTAttatggcttttctttctctcagtaatattttgtagttttcatacAAAGATCTTGCACATCTGTCactagggtttttgtttttttggcctGGGTATTTGATGTTTATTGATGctattttaagctattttgaCTTTTTTGGATTCTTCTATGAGTTAGCTGCTATttagaaatttggtttttttttttttagaaatttgatttttttttaacatgttgatCTTATATCCAATAACCTTGTTTAAAAAACGTATTAGTTTCTGATAACTATagattcttttgcatgttttaCATACAACAATCATATCTCTTACAAAtaaccattttcttcttttccagtcttcgttttttactttttcttgcctttttgcaCTGCTAGGACTACCAGTGCTAAATAAAAATGGTGgtagtgggcatccttatcttttTCCAACCTCAGAAATAAAAGTATTGATATTGTTGTAGATTCTCTTTGTCAGGTTAAAGAAGTTCCTTTCTAGTCCTAGTCTAAGTGTTGTAACAGTTATACTGGTTGAAATtctaaatgtgtttattatttcctctgAATCCTCATCTAtagagttttgtttccttttattttggtcATTTTGGTTCATCATAAACTGTAAACATCAGGGAGTCTAAATCAGGATGATTTAGAGAATTTGATTTGGTACAGGATCTGAAGAGGCACTACTGATCACTGCCCTTCCAGGTTTAATTTGGGTCATCATAGGATGACCTCCCCACCTTGCCATTTGTCCAGTCTCTCAACCACAGTGCTAaagccagcctctgccctttcttcttttttcttcattttttgttgttttgagttGGGGGGGAGGTTTCTCAGAGCACCTTGTTCCTGCCAGTGTCCAGGCAGGAGCTTCCTGGGCACCCTCAGTCCCGTCTTCCATGGGCTTCCACCCCCACCATGCTGTGAAGCACTTCTGGAGGTCTCCATGGACATCTCTCTGCCTCATCTGATGGGCCCCAAGCAGCCTCAGTACCAATGACCTTCCCTTCTTCACACACCAGGTTCTCTGATTTCTATGATGTCGCCTGCTCGTGGTCTTCCTCCAACATCACCAGCAGCTCCTGTCACTCTCATTCGCTGgaccttcctcttcttcccaagCACTGAATGTCGGCCTGATGTTCTTGAACCTTTTCTCTAACTACCCTCATCCTGACTACCTGGATGACCTTATTCCATTCCATGGCTAGTGGACTTGTGGCTCCAACCCTGACTTTTCCCTAAACTACAGACTTGTAAATACAGTTGCCTGCATTGCATCTGTGCATAGATACCTAACAGGCAGTTCAGCTTAACACGTGCAGAATGGAACTCTAGACTCCATACCTCCTCCAGGCCTGCCCTTCTGAGAAAACAGTGACACCAACAACCTGGAGGTTCAAGCCAGCACCCCATATCCATCCTTAGTATCTCTTTCCCCGCCCACCACATCCAGGCCATCAGCAACCAGTCCTGTTGTTAATCCTAAAAACATGTGGTTCTTGACCTGGGCCCAGGGGTAGGTCAGTACCTGTGGGGTGTGTGCTCTGGGTGCTGCATTCTGCTGCAGACGCTCACAGACGTGGCCCTGTGGGGCATGTGATGGGATGCTGAGTCAGAAGGCCCCGCTGCATGCCGGCCCTTGACCAGatctgttctctcctctccttctgccttcctgccCCATCCGCCTGCCTGCTCACCTCTGCATGGCAGAAGTCCTCCAGCTCTGCGTCCTCTGAGGCCTCGGAAACCTGCCAGTCTGTTAGCGAGTGCAGCTCCCCCACATCGGTCAGTGCTCCCCACCCGCAGGGGTACTCAGGAAAGGACCAGGTCCAACCAGAAGGGTGTGCAAACAGCACCTTCTCCCTACAAGACAAGGCTACTGGGCACCACCTGCAGCCACTCCCCATACACTCACATCTTTCCCTCTTGGGGCTCCTTTTCCTGCTCCTGGGCCTGGCGGgacttggggtgggaggtgggtcaCGGCACCCTCCATTCTCTTCCCTCGGCCATGATTGTGAGCCTGAGGCTCCATATGGGCCTGGAAACCGTGATCCTCAACTCCAGTGAGGGCCCCCTTGGCCATGGGCAGTAGGGCCAAGGGTCCTGACCTACCTGCCATACCCTGCAGGACTGGTCCAAGGCTGGGCCCCACGAGCAGCCCTCGGGCACCACCCTGCAGCGGAGGAAGGACCGAGTGGAACTCCTACGAGACACAGAGCCAGGCCCAGCCAGCGGGGGACCCCTGGGACCCAGTGGAGAGGAGGCCCCGCGACCCCGAATGTCACCTGCCACCATTGCAGCCAAGGTAAGCAGCAGCTCCCCaagcagcccagccagggccccACCTTCACTCTCACATCAGTGCTGGGAGGCCTGGTAAGTGGTCACAGGGCCAGTTCTGTCTGTTTGGAGCTGCCTGCAGTCCAGGCTGAGGGGGGAAGCAAGGAGCGAAAATTCAGCCTACAGTCTTGCTACCCCCAGCATGGTGAGGAGGTGTCCCCTGCGGCCAGTGACCTGGCCATGGTGCTGACCCGTGGCCTGAGCCTGGAGCACCAGAAGAGCAGCCGGGACTCGCTGCAGTACTCCAGCGGCTACAGCACGCAGACTACCACGCCCTCATGCTCCGAGGATACCATCCCTTCCCAAGGTAGgccccgggggctgggggtgggcagctgGGCCTTCACAGTCCCGAGGCCCGAGTCCCATCGTGTCCATGTCCCCTAGGCTCTGACTATGACTGCTACTCAGTGAATGGGGACGCAGACGGCGAGGGCCCACCCGAATTTGACAAGTCATCCACCATCCCTCGCAACAGCAACATTGCCCAGAACTATCGCCGCCTGATCCAGACCAAGCGCCCAGCCTCCACTGCGGGGCTGCCCACTGCTGGGCTGCCCACTGCCTCAGGTGCACCGCCTGGCGTGGCTACCATCCGCCGCACACCCTCCACCAAGCCTACCGTGCGCCGTGCCCTCTCCAGTGCCGGTCCCATCCCCATCCGGCCGCCCATCGTCCCTGTAAAGACACCCACAGTGCCCGACTCCCCTGGCTACGTGGGGCCCACGCGGGTGGGCAGTGAGGAGTGCGTCTTCTACACTGATGAGGCTGCCTCACCCCTGGCGCCAGACCTGGCCAAGGCCTCCCCAAAGAGGCTCAGCCTGCCCAACACAGCCTGGGGCAGCCCATCCCCCGAGGCAGCCAGCTACCCTGGGCCGGGGGCCGGGCTGGTGGCCGAGGACGAGGAGCAGCAGCTGGCCGCCAACCGTCACAGCCTGGTGGAGAAGCTTGGGGAGCTGGTGGCCGGCGCCCATGCCCTGGGCGAGGGCCAgttccccttccccactgccctgTCAGCTACCCCTGCGGAGGagacacccaccccacccccagctgccacCAGCGATCCCCCAGCCGAAGACATGCTGGTGGCCATCCGGCGCGGGGTGCGGCTCCGCAGGACGGTCACCAATGACAGGTCGGCACCCCGAATCTTGTGATGgcaccaccctcccaccctcagaGGGCCCAGGCGAGGCAGGTGGCCTGGCCAGTGGGGGCAACAGCCACTCAGAGCAAAGGCACAGTCAGGAGAGAACAGAGccaggcaagttttttttttcaaaagtcacACAAGGCAAAGCCACTTTATGGAAAGAGACATTCAGCTTAGATTTCAGCGTTTAAACAGGAA
This region of Camelus ferus isolate YT-003-E chromosome 9, BCGSAC_Cfer_1.0, whole genome shotgun sequence genomic DNA includes:
- the MTSS2 gene encoding protein MTSS 2 isoform X6, whose amino-acid sequence is MCMRHRSIETKLRQFTNALLESLINPLQERIEDWKKSANQLDKDHAKEYKRARHEIKKKSSDTLKLQKKARKELLGKGDLQPQLDSALQDVNDMYLLLEETEKQAVRRALIEERGRFCTFITFLQPVVNGELTMLGEITHLQGIIDDLVVLTAEPHKLPPASEQVIKDLKGSDYSWSYQTPPSSPSSSSSRKSSMCSAPSSGSSAKGGGAPWPGGAQTYSPGSTCRYRSLAQPATATARLSSVSSHDSGFVSQDATYSKPPSPMPSDITSQKSSSSASSEASETCQSVSECSSPTSDWSKAGPHEQPSGTTLQRRKDRVELLRDTEPGPASGGPLGPSGEEAPRPRMSPATIAAKHGEEVSPAASDLAMVLTRGLSLEHQKSSRDSLQYSSGYSTQTTTPSCSEDTIPSQGSDYDCYSVNGDADGEGPPEFDKSSTIPRNSNIAQNYRRLIQTKRPASTAGLPTAGLPTASGAPPGVATIRRTPSTKPTVRRALSSAGPIPIRPPIVPVKTPTVPDSPGYVGPTRVGSEECVFYTDEAASPLAPDLAKASPKRLSLPNTAWGSPSPEAASYPGPGAGLVAEDEEQQLAANRHSLVEKLGELVAGAHALGEGQFPFPTALSATPAEETPTPPPAATSDPPAEDMLVAIRRGVRLRRTVTNDRSAPRIL
- the MTSS2 gene encoding protein MTSS 2 isoform X1, with the protein product METAEKECGALGGLFQAIVNDMKSSYPIWEDFNSKATKLHSQLRTTVLAAVAFLDAFQKVADMATNTRGATRDIGSALTRMCMRHRSIETKLRQFTNALLESLINPLQERIEDWKKSANQLDKDHAKEYKRARHEIKKKSSDTLKLQKKARKELLGKGDLQPQLDSALQDVNDMYLLLEETEKQAVRRALIEERGRFCTFITFLQPVVNGELTMLGEITHLQGIIDDLVVLTAEPHKLPPASEQVIKDLKGSDYSWSYQTPPSSPSSSSSRKSSMCSAPSSGSSAKGGGAPWPGGAQTYSPGSTCRYRSLAQPATATARLSSVSSHDSGFVSQDATYSKPPSPMPSDITSQKSSSSASSEASETCQSVSECSSPTSDWSKAGPHEQPSGTTLQRRKDRVELLRDTEPGPASGGPLGPSGEEAPRPRMSPATIAAKHGEEVSPAASDLAMVLTRGLSLEHQKSSRDSLQYSSGYSTQTTTPSCSEDTIPSQGSDYDCYSVNGDADGEGPPEFDKSSTIPRNSNIAQNYRRLIQTKRPASTAGLPTAGLPTASGAPPGVATIRRTPSTKPTVRRALSSAGPIPIRPPIVPVKTPTVPDSPGYVGPTRVGSEECVFYTDEAASPLAPDLAKASPKRLSLPNTAWGSPSPEAASYPGPGAGLVAEDEEQQLAANRHSLVEKLGELVAGAHALGEGQFPFPTALSATPAEETPTPPPAATSDPPAEDMLVAIRRGVRLRRTVTNDRSAPRIL
- the MTSS2 gene encoding protein MTSS 2 isoform X3, with translation METAEKECGALGGLFQAIVNDMKSSYPIWEDFNSKATKLHSQLRTTVLAAVAFLDAFQKVADMATNTRGATRDIGSALTRMCMRHRSIETKLRQFTNALLESLINPLQERIEDWKKSANQLDKDHAKEYKRARHEIKKKSSDTLKLQKKARKELLGKGDLQPQLDSALQDVNDMYLLLEETEKQAVRRALIEERGRFCTFITFLQPVVNGELTMLGEITHLQGIIDDLVVLTAEPHKLPPASEQVIKDLKGSDYSWSYQTPPSSPSSSSSRKSSMCSAPSSGSSAKGGGAPWPGGAQTYSPGSTCRYRSLAQPATATARLSSVSSHDSGFVSQDATYSKPPSPMPSDITSQDWSKAGPHEQPSGTTLQRRKDRVELLRDTEPGPASGGPLGPSGEEAPRPRMSPATIAAKHGEEVSPAASDLAMVLTRGLSLEHQKSSRDSLQYSSGYSTQTTTPSCSEDTIPSQGSDYDCYSVNGDADGEGPPEFDKSSTIPRNSNIAQNYRRLIQTKRPASTAGLPTAGLPTASGAPPGVATIRRTPSTKPTVRRALSSAGPIPIRPPIVPVKTPTVPDSPGYVGPTRVGSEECVFYTDEAASPLAPDLAKASPKRLSLPNTAWGSPSPEAASYPGPGAGLVAEDEEQQLAANRHSLVEKLGELVAGAHALGEGQFPFPTALSATPAEETPTPPPAATSDPPAEDMLVAIRRGVRLRRTVTNDRSAPRIL
- the MTSS2 gene encoding protein MTSS 2 isoform X4 → METAEKECGALGGLFQAIVNDMKSSYPIWEDFNSKATKLHSQLRTTVLAAVAFLDAFQKVADMATNTRGATRDIGSALTRMCMRHRSIETKLRQFTNALLESLINPLQERIEDWKKSANQLDKDHAKEYKRARHEIKKKSSDTLKLQKKARKELLGKGDLQPQLDSALQDVNDMYLLLEETEKQAVRRALIEERGRFCTFITFLQPVVNGELTMLGEITHLQGIIDDLVVLTAEPHKLPPASEQVIKDLKGSDYSWSYQTPPSSPSSSSSRKSSMCSLAQPATATARLSSVSSHDSGFVSQDATYSKPPSPMPSDITSQKSSSSASSEASETCQSVSECSSPTSDWSKAGPHEQPSGTTLQRRKDRVELLRDTEPGPASGGPLGPSGEEAPRPRMSPATIAAKHGEEVSPAASDLAMVLTRGLSLEHQKSSRDSLQYSSGYSTQTTTPSCSEDTIPSQGSDYDCYSVNGDADGEGPPEFDKSSTIPRNSNIAQNYRRLIQTKRPASTAGLPTAGLPTASGAPPGVATIRRTPSTKPTVRRALSSAGPIPIRPPIVPVKTPTVPDSPGYVGPTRVGSEECVFYTDEAASPLAPDLAKASPKRLSLPNTAWGSPSPEAASYPGPGAGLVAEDEEQQLAANRHSLVEKLGELVAGAHALGEGQFPFPTALSATPAEETPTPPPAATSDPPAEDMLVAIRRGVRLRRTVTNDRSAPRIL
- the MTSS2 gene encoding protein MTSS 2 isoform X2, whose translation is METAEKECGALGGLFQAIVNDMKSSYPIWEDFNSKATKLHSQLRTTVLAAVAFLDAFQKVADMATNTRGATRDIGSALTRMCMRHRSIETKLRQFTNALLESLINPLQERIEDWKKSANQLDKDHAKEYKRARHEIKKKSSDTLKLQKKARKGKGDLQPQLDSALQDVNDMYLLLEETEKQAVRRALIEERGRFCTFITFLQPVVNGELTMLGEITHLQGIIDDLVVLTAEPHKLPPASEQVIKDLKGSDYSWSYQTPPSSPSSSSSRKSSMCSAPSSGSSAKGGGAPWPGGAQTYSPGSTCRYRSLAQPATATARLSSVSSHDSGFVSQDATYSKPPSPMPSDITSQKSSSSASSEASETCQSVSECSSPTSDWSKAGPHEQPSGTTLQRRKDRVELLRDTEPGPASGGPLGPSGEEAPRPRMSPATIAAKHGEEVSPAASDLAMVLTRGLSLEHQKSSRDSLQYSSGYSTQTTTPSCSEDTIPSQGSDYDCYSVNGDADGEGPPEFDKSSTIPRNSNIAQNYRRLIQTKRPASTAGLPTAGLPTASGAPPGVATIRRTPSTKPTVRRALSSAGPIPIRPPIVPVKTPTVPDSPGYVGPTRVGSEECVFYTDEAASPLAPDLAKASPKRLSLPNTAWGSPSPEAASYPGPGAGLVAEDEEQQLAANRHSLVEKLGELVAGAHALGEGQFPFPTALSATPAEETPTPPPAATSDPPAEDMLVAIRRGVRLRRTVTNDRSAPRIL
- the MTSS2 gene encoding protein MTSS 2 isoform X5, which produces METAEKECGALGGLFQAIVNDMKSSYPIWEDFNSKATKLHSQLRTTVLAAVAFLDAFQKVADMATNTRGATRDIGSALTRMCMRHRSIETKLRQFTNALLESLINPLQERIEDWKKSANQLDKDHAKEYKRARHEIKKKSSDTLKLQKKARKGKGDLQPQLDSALQDVNDMYLLLEETEKQAVRRALIEERGRFCTFITFLQPVVNGELTMLGEITHLQGIIDDLVVLTAEPHKLPPASEQVIKDLKGSDYSWSYQTPPSSPSSSSSRKSSMCSLAQPATATARLSSVSSHDSGFVSQDATYSKPPSPMPSDITSQKSSSSASSEASETCQSVSECSSPTSDWSKAGPHEQPSGTTLQRRKDRVELLRDTEPGPASGGPLGPSGEEAPRPRMSPATIAAKHGEEVSPAASDLAMVLTRGLSLEHQKSSRDSLQYSSGYSTQTTTPSCSEDTIPSQGSDYDCYSVNGDADGEGPPEFDKSSTIPRNSNIAQNYRRLIQTKRPASTAGLPTAGLPTASGAPPGVATIRRTPSTKPTVRRALSSAGPIPIRPPIVPVKTPTVPDSPGYVGPTRVGSEECVFYTDEAASPLAPDLAKASPKRLSLPNTAWGSPSPEAASYPGPGAGLVAEDEEQQLAANRHSLVEKLGELVAGAHALGEGQFPFPTALSATPAEETPTPPPAATSDPPAEDMLVAIRRGVRLRRTVTNDRSAPRIL